A single Dreissena polymorpha isolate Duluth1 chromosome 14, UMN_Dpol_1.0, whole genome shotgun sequence DNA region contains:
- the LOC127857403 gene encoding uncharacterized protein LOC127857403 translates to MPIVAFTAGEPTLKEVQDIIKKARSKSAPGPNGIPYKVNKSCPKLLRRLWKLLKVVWRKGDVPVEWKRAEGIFVPKEEVSKDIGPFRTISLLNVEGKIFMSVVARRLTTFMTSNGYIDTSAQKGGVPGFSGCIEHTCAISQLIREAKINKTDLTVVLLDLANAYGTVPHQVIEFALKHHHVPEHIQSIVRSYYSNINMRFTTKKFTTSWIQLQKGIVTGCTVSVILFIAVMNLIIKAGDRESRGPKTQTDIRLPPQRGFMDDLTITTESHIQARWILSALEDVVSWVRMTFKPRKSSFFILRRGKIWQKITLRVQGEDIPSLIDNPVKCLGKWFDTTLVDSRNNTERIRQQLRNGLAKIEGTGLPGKFKAWLFQHGLLPRLLWPLMLYKTNIDG, encoded by the coding sequence ATGCCCATTGTTGCATTTACTGCGGGAGAACCAACCCTCAAGGAGGTCCAAGATATAATCAAGAAGGCTAGATCCAAGTCAGCACCAGGCCCAAATGGAATACCTTACAAGGTGAACAAGTCATGCCCAAAACTGCTGAGACGGTTGTGGAAACTATTGAAGGTGGTCTGGCGTAAAGGAGATGTACCTGTGGAGTGGAAGCGAGCAGAAGGCATCTTCGTCCCAAAGGAGGAGGTTTCCAAGGATATTGGACCGTTCCGGACAATATCATTGTTGAATGTGGAGGGCAAGATCTTCATGTCAGTGGTTGCCAGGCGTCTAACAACATTTATGACCAGTAATGGGTACATTGACACATCAGCACAGAAGGGAGGTGTTCCCGGATTCTCTGGCTGCATTGAACACACATGCGCTATAAGCCAGTTAATCAGGGAAGCTAAGATCAACAAGACAGATCTCACAGTTGTATTGCTGGACCTAGCAAATGCGTATGGCACGGTACCCCACCAGGTAATAGAGTTTGCTTTGAAACACCACCATGTACCAGAACATATTCAGAGCATCGTCAGAAGCTACTACAGTAACATCAACATGCGCTTCACAACAAAGAAATTTACAACATCCTGGATACAGCTTCAGAAGGGGATTGTAACCGGCTGCACAGTGTCAGTAATACTGTTCATTGCCGTTATGAATCTCATCATCAAAGCAGGAGACAGGGAGTCAAGGGGACCGAAGACCCAGACAGATATCAGACTTCCACCACAGAGGGGATTTATGGATGATCTGACTATCACAACAGAGTCCCACATACAAGCTCGATGGATCCTATCAGCCCTTGAAGATGTTGTGTCATGGGTTAGAATGACCTTCAAACCAAGGAAGTCAAGTTTTTTTATCTTGAGAAGAGGCAAAATCTGGCAGAAGATAACACTCAGGGTACAGGGCGAGGATATCCCATCACTTATTGACAACCCCGTCAAGTGCTTGGGTAAATGGTTTGACACCACACTGGTTGATAGCAGAAATAACACAGAGCGCATCAGGCAGCAACTGAGGAATGGGCTTGCAAAGATAGAGGGAACGGGCCTACCAGGGAAGTTCAAGGCATGGCTTTTTCAGCATGGCCTCCTGCCCCGTCTTCTATGGCCACTAATGTTGTATAAGACCAACATCGACGGTTGA
- the LOC127859029 gene encoding coiled-coil domain-containing protein 43-like: MAASMGPYETWLTEKLLSLNPETDTDVFVTYITGILEEETTDDEKRESVIDLLAQIVEEEIEKKCDELFVKWNEISGVQAQTNSNNSNSSRGDHLTDHLASILEGQKIEPVKAVTKSAEEIAIKEAILAQYSHISSGEESDEEEAAEGATAAATTATNDGIEDLLNFKNDNADLVKKMEHEQKEKSRQEAEKKREKDKLDREAQKQKEKERKETEKKRTQKGERKR; the protein is encoded by the exons ATGGCCGCCTCCATGGGTCCGTATGAGACCTGGCTGACAGAAAAACTACTTTCTTTGAACCCCGAGACAGACACAGACGTGTTTGTCACGTACATTACTGGAATTCTAGAGGAGGAAACCACCGATGATGAAAAACGCGAATCCGTCATTGATTTGTTGGCACAAATTGtg GAAGAAGAAATAGAAAAGAAATGTGATGAACTATTTGTGAAATGGAATGAGATAAGTGGAGTACAAGCCCAAACTAatagcaacaacagcaacagcagtagGGGAG ACCACCTGACTGATCACCTGGCGTCCATCTTGGAGGGTCAGAAGATCGAGCCTGTGAAGGCAGTGACCAAGTCTGCAGAGGAGATTGCTATCAAGGAAGCCATACTGGCCCAGTACAGTCACATTTCCAGCGGGGAAGA AAGTGATGAAGAAGAAGCGGCAGAAGGGGCAAcggcagcagcaacaacagcaacaaatgATGGAATTGAAGACT TGCTTAattttaaaaatgacaatgcGGATTTAGTGAAGAAAATGGAGCACGAGCAGAAGGAGAAATCCAGACAGGAGGCTGAAAAGAAACGCGAGAAAGACAAACTGGACAGAGAGGCTCAGAAACAGAAAGAAAAAGAGCGGAAAGAGACTGAAAAGAAGAGAACACAGAAGGGCGAAAGAAAGAGATGA